The following nucleotide sequence is from Deltaproteobacteria bacterium.
TGATCCCACTTCAGGCCAGAAACTTGGTGACTTTCTCAGTGGAGAGACAATCTTTGCGTACCCAGGAATGCTGGATGTGAAAGTGGCAACCCCACCTCAGGGGCAGTGGTATCGGCAAGTCCAACTGAAGGGCAATACGCTATCGACGCTTGAACTCAGAGAACAAATTCGAGGACAGCTCCGGGTGTATCCCCTGTTGGAAGGGAAAGACGTGAGTGCCGCCACGGAGGTGGTCATTTATCAGGCTGGTACGCAAAAAGCCGTTGCTCGGAGCACGCCAGCTGCAGAACATCGCTTTTCCTTGGATACTGGCGCGTATGACATTTACGTGCAGAATGCTACCGGTAGAGGAAAACCATTTGTGATTGATCGGGTCGAGATTCAAGGAGAAGGAACTGTCGAAAAGAACGTTCCTCTCGATGCTGGCGCGGCTCCGCAGCGTGTTCCTGCGACTCCATCTCAACCTTCGCAGGAACAAACGTTATAGATTACTGCCTTTTTAATAGACAAACGGAATGAGTCGCCATGTTCGGGTGCGGTAGCGCGCAAATGCCTCGCCGAATGTTTCTGCGAACAGTTTCTCTTCATCGGCAATCCGTAAGAGGGTCCCGATGAGATACGCCGGTGCGGCAATGAGCACGAGTTTGCTGCGAAAGACCAAGAGGAAACCGGCGAAAGCGAGAAGAGAGCCGCTATAGATGGGATGCCGAACCCAACGATAGCACCCTGTCGTGATCAAGTGATGCTCGGGTTGCAAGGTAACAAATCCGCTAAAGAGTTGCCCGAGCTGCCACATCCCAGCGATACGAATTGCCATGCCTAGAACGGTTGCGGCGAGACCACTGTAGCGGAGAAGGTCACTCTCAGGCCACACAAAAAGCTCCCGCCGATCTGCATAGGGCAAGTACCAACACAGCCCTCCAAC
It contains:
- a CDS encoding isoprenylcysteine carboxylmethyltransferase family protein, with translation MFAPYRTANSKLSFQLRPHLSNGMPPSKAPFNNSTPLKNFQLVFFLLFAVGFMVQGWGERDGLLQHPARTGVVMVFALSTLLLLFIPLELFSEGTKEVRRQRWLTFLALGTVGGLCWYLPYADRRELFVWPESDLLRYSGLAATVLGMAIRIAGMWQLGQLFSGFVTLQPEHHLITTGCYRWVRHPIYSGSLLAFAGFLLVFRSKLVLIAAPAYLIGTLLRIADEEKLFAETFGEAFARYRTRTWRLIPFVY